A single genomic interval of Nocardia bhagyanarayanae harbors:
- a CDS encoding TetR/AcrR family transcriptional regulator, with protein MARIAEVRPPAAPVSRRQVERRDRILDAAAELGATADFERVQMLDVARRAEVAVATLYRYFPSKTNLFAAVFDAHIDRFVAWNWTHSGGDPVEDLGEKLVVLSRDLLSRPRLCAAMMHAAAASYVSSPPDGGRTADPAIVRAIVGTLGERIDADPGVIRLLVYSWWGVLVSSLNQKIAPELAESDLRLATRLILARHHR; from the coding sequence GTGGCTCGAATCGCTGAGGTTCGGCCACCGGCCGCACCCGTCTCGCGACGCCAGGTGGAGCGGCGCGACCGAATCCTCGACGCGGCGGCCGAATTGGGCGCGACCGCCGACTTCGAGCGCGTGCAGATGCTCGACGTCGCCAGGCGGGCCGAGGTCGCGGTCGCCACCCTCTACCGCTATTTCCCGTCCAAGACAAACCTTTTCGCCGCGGTGTTCGACGCCCACATCGATCGGTTCGTCGCATGGAACTGGACGCACTCCGGCGGCGACCCGGTGGAGGATCTGGGTGAGAAGCTGGTCGTGCTGAGCCGCGACCTGCTGAGCCGGCCCCGGTTGTGCGCCGCGATGATGCACGCCGCCGCGGCGAGCTACGTGTCCAGTCCGCCGGACGGCGGGCGGACGGCGGATCCGGCCATCGTCCGCGCCATCGTCGGCACGCTCGGTGAGCGGATCGACGCCGATCCTGGGGTGATCCGGCTGCTCGTCTACAGCTGGTGGGGCGTGCTCGTGTCCAGCCTCAATCAGAAGATCGCGCCCGAGCTCGCGGAATCCGATCTGCGCCTGGCCACTCGGTTGATCCTCGCCCGGCACCACCGATAG
- a CDS encoding TerC family protein: MDVSSTLWVATIVVLGALIAVDFFIGRKPHEVSLKEAGIWTVVWIALAVLFGVGLWVFAGGQPAGEFFAGFVTEKSLSVDNLFVFVLIMAKFAVPSKYQQRVLLIGVLLALVLRGVFIAAGATLVASFSWIFYLFGAFLVWTAWKLIKEARAGGSEEEWEENRLLKSLERRFGVADRYHGTKLWVMRDGKRIMTPMLVVILAIGTADLMFAVDSIPAIFGLTQNPYIVFTANAFALMGLRQLYFLIGGLLTKLVHLSYGLSAILGFIGVKLFLHALHESGVAVPEISIGVSLAVIAGVLTVTTVSSLIATKRQERAELTAPRS; encoded by the coding sequence GTGGATGTTTCGTCGACCCTGTGGGTCGCCACCATCGTGGTGCTCGGCGCGTTGATCGCCGTCGACTTCTTCATCGGGCGCAAGCCGCACGAGGTGTCGTTGAAGGAAGCCGGGATCTGGACCGTGGTCTGGATCGCGCTCGCCGTGCTGTTCGGGGTCGGGCTCTGGGTGTTCGCGGGCGGGCAGCCCGCGGGTGAGTTCTTCGCGGGCTTCGTCACCGAGAAGTCCCTCAGCGTGGACAACCTGTTCGTCTTCGTCCTGATCATGGCGAAATTCGCGGTGCCGTCGAAGTATCAGCAGCGGGTGCTGCTGATCGGCGTGCTCCTCGCGCTCGTGCTGCGCGGTGTGTTCATCGCCGCGGGCGCCACGCTGGTCGCCAGTTTCTCCTGGATCTTCTACCTGTTCGGCGCCTTCCTGGTGTGGACCGCCTGGAAGCTGATCAAGGAGGCGCGCGCAGGCGGTTCGGAGGAGGAATGGGAGGAGAACCGCCTGCTGAAGAGTCTGGAGCGGCGCTTCGGCGTTGCCGACCGGTACCACGGCACCAAGCTGTGGGTGATGCGCGACGGCAAGCGGATCATGACGCCGATGCTGGTGGTCATCCTGGCGATCGGCACCGCCGACCTGATGTTCGCGGTGGACTCCATTCCGGCCATCTTCGGCCTCACCCAGAACCCGTACATCGTCTTCACCGCCAACGCCTTCGCGCTGATGGGTCTGCGCCAGCTGTACTTCCTCATCGGCGGACTGCTCACCAAGCTCGTCCACCTGAGCTACGGCCTCTCGGCCATCCTCGGCTTCATCGGCGTCAAACTGTTCCTGCACGCGCTGCACGAGTCGGGCGTCGCGGTGCCGGAGATCTCCATCGGCGTCTCGCTCGCCGTGATCGCCGGCGTGCTGACGGTGACCACGGTCTCCAGCCTGATCGCGACCAAGCGTCAGGAGCGCGCGGAACTCACCGCTCCGCGAAGCTGA
- a CDS encoding cytidine deaminase, protein MTELDAEDTKLLTLARGAMGRTGGTGGAAIRDTDGRTYAAGEVDLHALRLTALQAAVAAAISSGAEGFEAAVVVGGRFSDAGVAAVREVSGAARIIFTDRAGAVFDIVDDAASAEVQGG, encoded by the coding sequence ATGACTGAACTGGACGCCGAGGACACCAAACTGCTGACCCTGGCGCGCGGCGCGATGGGCCGCACCGGCGGGACGGGCGGCGCGGCGATCCGCGACACCGACGGCCGCACCTATGCGGCGGGCGAGGTGGATCTGCACGCGCTGCGGCTGACCGCGTTGCAGGCCGCCGTCGCGGCGGCGATCTCCAGCGGCGCCGAGGGTTTCGAGGCGGCCGTGGTGGTCGGCGGCCGGTTCTCCGACGCCGGGGTCGCGGCGGTGCGCGAGGTCTCCGGTGCGGCGCGGATCATCTTCACCGATCGCGCGGGCGCGGTGTTCGACATCGTCGACGACGCGGCGAGCGCCGAGGTGCAGGGTGGCTGA
- a CDS encoding Rieske 2Fe-2S domain-containing protein, which yields MRTVQSENQETRRIEAEAAPTRFARGWHCLGLIRDFADGEPHAIQAFGTKLVVFRGETGDLHVLDAYCRHMGGDLSQGQVKGDAIACPFHDWRWGGDGRCKQIPYARRVPPLARTRTWTTLEQDGMLFVWNDPEGNPPPPEVTIPRIEGATSDEWTDWHWYSTVVYTNCREIVDNVVDMAHFYYVHGSLPTYFKNVFEGHTATQYFESGAREDLPGPVGKPLLLGNTSIASYHGPSFMIDDLTYHYENGDYHSVLLNCHYPIDANSFVLQYGIIVKKEAGVSAEEAEATARSLGDWVKLGFEQDVEIWKNKARIDNPLLCEEDGPVYQLRRWYQQFYVDVADVRPEMVDRFEFELDTSRALETWRGEIRANLENGAAETARS from the coding sequence ATGAGAACCGTGCAATCCGAGAACCAGGAAACGCGCCGGATCGAAGCCGAGGCGGCGCCGACGCGATTCGCCCGCGGCTGGCACTGCCTGGGGTTGATCAGGGACTTCGCCGACGGCGAACCGCATGCCATCCAGGCGTTCGGCACCAAGCTGGTGGTGTTCCGCGGCGAAACCGGCGATCTCCACGTCCTCGACGCCTATTGCAGGCACATGGGCGGTGACCTGTCGCAGGGACAGGTGAAGGGCGACGCCATCGCCTGCCCGTTCCACGATTGGCGCTGGGGCGGAGACGGCCGCTGCAAGCAGATCCCCTACGCCCGGCGGGTTCCGCCGCTGGCCCGCACCCGCACCTGGACCACATTGGAACAGGACGGAATGTTGTTCGTGTGGAACGACCCCGAGGGCAATCCGCCGCCGCCGGAGGTGACGATTCCGCGAATCGAAGGCGCGACCAGCGACGAGTGGACCGATTGGCACTGGTACTCCACCGTGGTGTACACCAACTGTCGCGAGATCGTGGACAACGTGGTCGACATGGCGCACTTCTACTACGTGCACGGATCGCTGCCCACGTACTTCAAGAACGTCTTCGAAGGGCACACGGCCACACAGTATTTCGAGAGCGGCGCCCGGGAGGACCTGCCGGGGCCGGTCGGCAAGCCGCTGCTGCTGGGGAATACCTCCATCGCCTCCTACCACGGTCCATCGTTCATGATCGACGACCTGACCTACCACTACGAGAACGGCGACTACCACTCGGTCCTGCTCAACTGCCACTACCCGATCGACGCGAATTCCTTTGTGCTGCAGTACGGCATCATCGTGAAGAAGGAGGCCGGGGTGTCCGCCGAGGAGGCCGAGGCCACCGCGCGGTCGCTCGGCGACTGGGTCAAGCTCGGCTTCGAGCAGGACGTGGAGATCTGGAAGAACAAGGCGCGCATCGACAATCCGCTGCTGTGCGAGGAGGACGGCCCCGTCTATCAGCTGCGCCGCTGGTATCAGCAGTTCTACGTCGACGTCGCCGATGTCCGACCGGAGATGGTGGACCGTTTCGAATTCGAGCTCGACACCTCCCGCGCGCTGGAGACCTGGCGCGGCGAGATTCGCGCGAACCTGGAGAACGGGGCCGCCGAAACGGCGCGGTCGTGA
- a CDS encoding IclR family transcriptional regulator, translating to MIDHIDQLLRDAPTVGPHYAPSTRNRSTHRNRYPDQGSRDCYRRTGINFSFKVGAMPSASSTHARTTSEQQMLPPSMIERVTLILDVFERPQTRRTLEQVAQRTRLPRSTAYRILEQLVRMNWLHRDENCYRLGRRSLGLGGRESAHGALRAAAAPVLHDLALRTGLVVHLAVLDGTDVYYLDKVGGRTVLDVPSRVGGRAPAHCTALGKSMLAWLEPEDIDAEYSGGLRRRTNRSIGDLDTLHRQLGFVRTANGLAFERGECVPGIGCAGYALRGPDGPVGAISTVCGTATPLNRVAPLLVGAARTITRELFGCPGALERWEDSGSNR from the coding sequence GTGATCGATCACATCGACCAGCTGCTGCGCGATGCGCCCACGGTCGGGCCGCACTACGCGCCGTCGACGCGAAATCGTTCCACTCACCGAAACCGATACCCCGATCAGGGGAGCCGGGATTGTTACCGTCGAACTGGTATCAATTTCAGTTTTAAGGTGGGTGCGATGCCCTCAGCATCGAGTACGCACGCCCGGACCACATCCGAGCAACAGATGCTGCCGCCATCGATGATCGAACGGGTCACGTTGATCCTGGACGTGTTCGAGCGTCCGCAAACACGCAGGACTCTCGAACAGGTCGCGCAGCGAACCCGGCTGCCCCGATCGACGGCGTACCGGATCCTGGAACAGCTGGTGCGCATGAACTGGTTGCACCGCGACGAGAACTGCTACCGGCTCGGCCGGCGTTCGCTGGGGCTCGGCGGTCGCGAGTCCGCGCACGGTGCGTTGCGCGCGGCGGCGGCCCCGGTCCTGCACGACCTCGCGCTGCGCACCGGGCTGGTCGTGCACCTGGCGGTATTGGACGGCACCGACGTCTACTACCTGGACAAGGTCGGCGGGCGCACGGTGCTCGACGTGCCATCGCGGGTGGGCGGGCGAGCGCCCGCGCACTGCACCGCGCTCGGCAAGTCCATGCTGGCCTGGCTGGAGCCCGAGGACATCGACGCCGAGTACAGCGGCGGTCTGCGGCGGCGCACGAACCGCAGCATCGGCGACCTGGACACGCTACACAGGCAGCTCGGCTTCGTCCGCACCGCCAACGGCCTGGCGTTCGAACGCGGCGAATGCGTGCCCGGCATCGGCTGCGCCGGTTACGCACTGCGCGGACCGGACGGACCGGTGGGCGCCATCTCGACGGTGTGCGGCACCGCCACGCCGCTGAATCGCGTCGCTCCGCTGCTCGTCGGCGCCGCCCGCACCATCACCCGTGAATTGTTCGGCTGTCCAGGTGCGCTCGAAAGATGGGAAGACAGTGGCTCGAATCGCTGA
- the era gene encoding GTPase Era: MADKSGSTEFRSGFVCFVGRPNTGKSTLTNALVGAKIAITSSRPQTTRHTIRGIVHRDHAQLILVDTPGLHRPRTLLGQRLNDLVRDTYSEVDVIAICIPADEKIGPGDRWIVQQIKQMAPKTTVLGVVTKIDKVSRDQVAAQLLAVSELLGPEADVVPVSAVKGEQVEVLVDVIASKMPEGPAFYPDGELTDEPEETLMAELIREAALEGVRDELPHSLAVVIEEVLPREENEDMLDVHALLYVERPSQKAIVIGRGGSRLKEVGTNARKQIEHILGVRIYLHLHVKVAKDWQRDPKQLGKLGF, from the coding sequence GTGGCTGACAAGTCCGGCTCCACCGAATTCCGTTCCGGTTTCGTCTGTTTCGTCGGCAGGCCGAACACCGGCAAGTCGACGCTGACCAACGCGCTCGTCGGCGCGAAGATCGCGATCACCTCCTCGCGACCGCAGACCACCCGCCACACCATCCGCGGCATCGTGCACCGCGACCACGCGCAGCTGATCCTGGTCGACACGCCGGGTCTGCACCGTCCGCGGACGCTGCTCGGCCAGCGGCTGAACGACCTGGTGCGAGACACGTACTCCGAGGTCGACGTGATCGCGATCTGCATCCCGGCCGACGAGAAGATCGGGCCGGGCGACCGCTGGATCGTGCAGCAGATCAAGCAGATGGCGCCGAAGACCACGGTGCTCGGCGTGGTCACCAAGATCGACAAGGTGAGTCGCGACCAAGTCGCCGCCCAGCTGCTGGCCGTCTCCGAGCTGCTCGGTCCCGAGGCCGACGTGGTGCCGGTGTCGGCGGTCAAGGGCGAGCAGGTCGAGGTCCTCGTCGACGTGATCGCCTCGAAGATGCCGGAGGGCCCGGCGTTCTATCCGGACGGCGAACTCACCGACGAGCCCGAGGAAACCCTCATGGCCGAGCTCATCCGCGAGGCCGCGCTGGAGGGCGTGCGCGACGAGCTGCCGCACTCGCTGGCCGTGGTGATCGAGGAGGTTCTCCCGCGCGAGGAGAACGAGGACATGTTGGACGTGCACGCGCTGTTGTACGTCGAACGTCCCAGCCAGAAGGCCATCGTCATCGGCAGGGGCGGCAGCCGCCTCAAAGAGGTCGGCACCAACGCGCGCAAGCAGATCGAGCACATCCTCGGTGTGCGGATCTATCTGCATCTGCACGTCAAGGTCGCCAAGGACTGGCAGCGCGATCCGAAACAGCTCGGCAAGCTGGGCTTCTGA
- the ybeY gene encoding rRNA maturation RNase YbeY, with product MSIEIANESGIDVPEEDLVSVARFVIARMDVHPAAELSMVLVDLDTMADLHMRWMDLPGPTDVMSFPMDELEPGGRPDSPEPGPSMLGDIVLCPEFAAAQARKAGHSLEHELALLTVHGVLHLLGYDHAEPEEEKEMFALQARLLEEWYESLREARRRAELAERDARLLGKAGFTGPGDALGPA from the coding sequence GTGAGCATCGAGATCGCCAACGAGTCGGGTATCGACGTACCCGAAGAAGACCTGGTCAGTGTTGCGCGGTTCGTGATCGCCCGGATGGACGTCCATCCGGCGGCCGAGCTGTCGATGGTGCTCGTCGATCTCGACACCATGGCCGACCTGCACATGCGCTGGATGGACCTGCCAGGCCCCACCGACGTGATGTCCTTCCCGATGGACGAGCTCGAGCCGGGCGGTCGGCCGGACAGCCCAGAGCCGGGCCCGTCGATGCTCGGCGACATCGTGCTGTGCCCGGAGTTCGCGGCGGCGCAGGCGCGCAAGGCGGGGCATTCGCTCGAGCACGAGCTCGCGTTGCTCACCGTGCACGGCGTGCTGCACCTGCTCGGCTACGACCACGCCGAGCCGGAGGAGGAGAAGGAGATGTTCGCCCTCCAGGCCCGGCTGCTCGAGGAGTGGTACGAGAGCCTGCGCGAGGCACGGCGCCGCGCCGAACTCGCCGAGCGCGACGCCCGCCTGCTGGGCAAGGCCGGCTTCACCGGACCCGGAGACGCGCTGGGTCCGGCGTGA
- a CDS encoding PhoH family protein has product MGARDNGSGPAARTVRSSIELAPESVFPFLGSADQNLRELEQLLDADIHVRGNSVTLTGKAADVALAERVIEQLIALTGRNRVVTPEAVRHTVSMLTEGSSDSPAEVLSLDILSRRGKTIRPKTLNQKRYVDAIDANTIVFGIGPAGTGKTYLAMAKAVQALQTKSVNRIILTRPAVEAGERLGFLPGTLNEKIDPYLRPLYDALHDMMDPEAIPKLMAAGVIEVAPLAYMRGRTLNDSFIILDEAQNTTAEQMKMFLTRLGFGSKIVVTGDITQVDLPTGARSGLRAASEILTEIEDIHFAELTSSDVVRHRLVSDIVDAYDRWESTRPQVAGPHYPGNRAQRRAASRDRR; this is encoded by the coding sequence ATTGGCGCCCGCGACAACGGCTCGGGCCCCGCAGCACGCACCGTGCGCTCCAGCATCGAACTCGCTCCCGAATCCGTGTTCCCCTTCCTCGGTTCGGCCGACCAGAATCTGCGTGAGCTCGAGCAGTTGCTCGACGCGGACATTCACGTTCGCGGCAATTCCGTGACCCTCACCGGCAAGGCGGCCGACGTCGCCCTCGCCGAGCGGGTCATCGAACAGCTCATCGCGCTGACCGGCCGCAACCGGGTGGTGACGCCGGAGGCGGTGCGGCACACGGTGTCGATGCTGACCGAAGGTTCCTCGGATTCCCCCGCGGAGGTGCTCAGCCTGGACATCCTGTCCCGGCGCGGCAAGACCATCCGCCCCAAGACGCTGAACCAGAAGCGCTACGTCGACGCGATCGACGCCAACACCATCGTGTTCGGCATCGGTCCCGCGGGTACCGGCAAGACCTACCTGGCCATGGCCAAGGCCGTGCAGGCGCTGCAGACCAAGTCGGTCAACCGGATCATCCTGACCCGTCCCGCCGTCGAGGCGGGCGAGCGGCTCGGCTTCCTGCCCGGCACGCTCAACGAGAAGATCGACCCGTACCTGCGCCCGCTCTACGACGCGCTGCACGACATGATGGACCCCGAGGCGATCCCGAAGCTGATGGCCGCCGGCGTCATCGAGGTCGCGCCGCTGGCGTACATGCGCGGTCGCACGCTCAACGACTCCTTCATCATTCTCGACGAGGCGCAGAACACCACCGCCGAGCAGATGAAGATGTTCCTGACGCGTCTGGGCTTCGGCTCCAAGATCGTGGTCACCGGCGACATCACCCAGGTCGACCTGCCCACCGGCGCCCGCTCCGGTCTGCGCGCCGCGTCGGAGATCCTCACCGAGATCGAGGACATCCATTTCGCGGAGCTCACCAGCAGCGACGTCGTCCGGCATCGCCTGGTCTCCGACATCGTCGACGCCTACGACCGCTGGGAGTCGACCCGGCCGCAGGTCGCGGGCCCGCACTACCCGGGCAACCGCGCCCAGCGCCGCGCCGCAAGCCGCGACCGGCGCTGA
- a CDS encoding hemolysin family protein, translated as MSSPTLILLAVLLVPAGGLFAGVDAALNTLSPARLGDMVRADRPGAARLSRIVADRARYVNLMVLLRVLCEIGATVLLAAALIEIWDDNWALLITAVVMVLVDYVVIGVGPRTLGRQHAYSLALAAALPLQFIGALLGPVSRLLILIGNAITPGKGFRNGPFASEIELREVVEMASERGVVADDERRMIQSVFELGDTAARAVMVPRTEMVWIEADKTAAQALSLAVRSGHSRIPVVGENVDDILGVVYLKDLVPYADRSRKVRVRDVMRPAVFMPDSKPLDDLLDEMQRRRNHMALLVDEYGGIAGLVTIEDVLEEIVGEIADEYDTDETPPVEELGEGRFRVSARLSVEDLGELYGMEIEDEDVDTVGGLLAHELGRVPLPGSKIVVHGLVLRAEGGPDSRGRMRVNTVLVRKAPEKSEKAGAAVAEGAKSNGGKRNGNKDEDGATDD; from the coding sequence GTGAGCTCACCGACCCTGATACTGCTCGCCGTCTTGCTCGTGCCCGCGGGCGGCCTGTTCGCCGGCGTGGACGCGGCGCTGAACACGCTCTCCCCGGCCCGCCTCGGTGACATGGTGCGCGCCGATCGACCGGGCGCCGCGCGGTTGAGCCGCATCGTCGCCGACCGCGCTCGCTACGTGAACCTGATGGTGCTGCTGCGCGTGCTGTGCGAGATCGGCGCGACGGTGCTGCTCGCCGCGGCGCTCATCGAGATCTGGGACGACAACTGGGCGCTGCTGATCACCGCCGTGGTGATGGTGCTCGTCGACTACGTGGTGATCGGTGTCGGTCCGCGCACCCTCGGCCGCCAGCACGCCTACTCGCTCGCCTTGGCCGCCGCGCTGCCGCTGCAATTCATCGGCGCGCTGCTCGGCCCGGTCAGCAGGCTGCTGATCCTGATCGGTAACGCGATCACCCCCGGTAAGGGTTTCCGCAACGGTCCCTTCGCCTCGGAGATCGAGCTGCGCGAAGTCGTCGAGATGGCGAGCGAGCGCGGCGTGGTGGCCGACGACGAACGCCGCATGATCCAGTCGGTGTTCGAACTCGGCGACACCGCCGCCCGCGCGGTGATGGTGCCGCGCACCGAGATGGTGTGGATCGAGGCGGACAAGACGGCGGCGCAGGCCTTGTCGCTCGCGGTGCGCAGCGGCCACTCCCGCATCCCGGTGGTCGGCGAGAACGTCGACGACATCCTCGGCGTGGTCTATCTGAAAGACCTTGTGCCGTACGCGGATCGCAGCCGCAAGGTGCGGGTGCGCGACGTGATGCGCCCCGCGGTGTTCATGCCCGACTCCAAGCCGCTGGACGACCTGCTCGACGAGATGCAGCGCCGCCGCAACCACATGGCGCTGCTCGTCGACGAATACGGCGGCATCGCGGGCCTGGTGACCATCGAGGACGTGCTCGAGGAGATCGTCGGCGAGATCGCCGACGAGTACGACACCGACGAGACCCCGCCGGTCGAGGAACTCGGCGAGGGCCGTTTCCGGGTGTCGGCGCGGTTGTCGGTGGAGGATCTCGGCGAGCTCTACGGCATGGAGATCGAGGACGAGGACGTCGACACCGTGGGCGGTCTGCTCGCCCACGAACTGGGCCGGGTACCGCTGCCCGGTTCGAAGATCGTGGTGCACGGGCTGGTGCTGCGCGCCGAAGGCGGGCCCGATTCGCGCGGCCGGATGCGGGTCAACACGGTCCTGGTGCGCAAGGCGCCGGAGAAATCCGAGAAAGCGGGCGCCGCGGTGGCCGAGGGCGCAAAATCCAACGGCGGCAAGCGCAATGGCAACAAAGACGAGGATGGAGCAACCGATGACTGA
- a CDS encoding acyl-CoA dehydrogenase family protein, translated as MSHDAERRVADIADRLAATAADSERLGRLSDESVALIREAGVMRMLQPTEFGGRAAHPREFAEAVMAVAAHCGSAGWVCGVGGVHPWEMALMDRRLQQEVWGENQETWIASPYAAQGVATPMEGGYILRGRWNFSSGTDHCDWIFLGALVGDAEGRPAQPPRVLHVVLPRSDYTIVDDSWDVVGLCGTGSKDVVVEGAFIPDYRTIDADEVAEGERAAERAGRTETVYKLPFWAMFPLGITAAVIGIAEGALAAHLDYQRERVTAMGTKIRDDPYVLYAISEAATEIAASRTQLLDGISRLYDRVDAGEQVTFADRSIVRRNQTRCAWRAVDAVDEIFARSGGNAARRSGVLQRFWRDAHVGLQHAIHTPGSIYHSTALTSMGVEVPDGPLRKLI; from the coding sequence ATGTCGCACGATGCGGAGCGTCGCGTAGCGGATATCGCCGATCGGCTGGCCGCGACCGCGGCCGACAGCGAGCGATTGGGCAGGCTGTCGGACGAGAGCGTCGCCCTGATCCGGGAAGCGGGGGTGATGCGGATGCTGCAGCCCACCGAGTTCGGCGGCCGGGCCGCGCATCCCCGCGAGTTCGCCGAGGCGGTCATGGCGGTGGCGGCGCACTGCGGGTCCGCGGGCTGGGTGTGCGGTGTGGGCGGCGTCCATCCTTGGGAGATGGCCCTGATGGATCGCCGTCTGCAACAAGAGGTCTGGGGCGAGAACCAGGAAACGTGGATCGCCTCGCCGTACGCGGCGCAGGGCGTGGCCACGCCGATGGAGGGCGGCTACATTCTCCGCGGCCGCTGGAACTTCTCCTCCGGCACCGATCACTGCGACTGGATCTTCCTCGGCGCGCTGGTGGGCGACGCCGAGGGCAGGCCCGCGCAGCCGCCGCGGGTGCTGCACGTGGTGCTTCCCCGCTCCGACTACACCATCGTCGACGATTCCTGGGACGTCGTCGGCCTGTGCGGCACGGGCAGCAAGGACGTCGTCGTCGAGGGCGCGTTCATTCCGGACTACCGGACGATCGACGCCGACGAGGTCGCCGAGGGCGAGCGCGCCGCCGAGCGCGCCGGACGCACCGAAACCGTGTACAAGCTGCCGTTCTGGGCGATGTTCCCGCTGGGCATCACCGCCGCCGTCATCGGCATCGCCGAGGGCGCGCTCGCGGCTCATCTGGATTATCAGCGCGAGCGGGTCACCGCCATGGGCACCAAGATCAGAGACGATCCGTACGTGCTCTACGCGATCTCCGAGGCGGCCACGGAGATCGCGGCGTCGCGCACGCAGCTGCTGGACGGCATCAGCCGCCTCTACGACCGCGTCGACGCCGGCGAACAGGTGACCTTCGCGGACCGATCCATCGTGCGCCGCAACCAGACTCGCTGCGCTTGGCGCGCCGTCGACGCGGTGGACGAGATCTTCGCCCGCTCCGGCGGCAACGCCGCCCGCAGAAGCGGTGTGCTGCAGCGCTTCTGGCGTGACGCCCACGTCGGATTGCAGCACGCCATCCACACCCCCGGGTCGATCTATCACTCCACGGCGCTCACCTCGATGGGTGTGGAAGTGCCCGACGGCCCGCTGCGCAAACTCATCTGA
- a CDS encoding LysR family transcriptional regulator: MLGEDLQWFTTLAELERMSAAAERLHIAQPTLSRMLARLERRLGAELFDRRGKRIALNEFGRVYYEHARRAQAELDAAGQAVADLANPARGVVRLSFLHSFGGWLVPQLIAGFRRNAGRVTVTLRQGAAEKITRQVLDGAADLAVVSPRPTAPGLGWRGLLRQPLVLAVPAEHRLAGRRQARLADLGGAEFITMHPGFGMRRIFDELCAAADIRPRVAFEASDLVTATGLVSAGLGVALLPLADPAPSAARSGLALVPLADEGAWREVGLIWSAAAAPSDAVRRFRDFAEDWSDGHGGISSTRREWPPHR; this comes from the coding sequence GTGCTCGGCGAAGATTTGCAGTGGTTCACGACACTCGCCGAACTGGAGCGGATGAGCGCGGCCGCGGAACGCCTGCACATCGCCCAGCCGACGCTCTCGCGCATGCTGGCCCGCCTGGAACGCAGGCTCGGCGCGGAATTGTTCGATCGGCGCGGAAAGCGGATCGCGCTCAACGAATTCGGTCGCGTCTATTACGAACACGCGCGTCGCGCGCAGGCCGAACTGGACGCCGCGGGACAAGCCGTCGCCGATCTCGCCAATCCTGCGCGCGGCGTGGTGCGGTTGTCGTTCCTGCATTCCTTCGGCGGCTGGCTGGTGCCGCAGTTGATCGCCGGTTTCCGGCGCAACGCGGGCCGGGTCACCGTGACGTTGCGCCAGGGCGCCGCCGAGAAGATCACCCGCCAGGTCCTCGACGGCGCGGCCGATCTCGCCGTCGTCTCGCCGCGTCCGACCGCGCCCGGCCTCGGCTGGCGCGGCCTGCTGCGCCAGCCGCTGGTGCTCGCCGTGCCCGCAGAGCACCGGCTGGCCGGGCGCAGGCAGGCGCGCCTCGCCGACCTGGGCGGCGCTGAATTCATCACCATGCATCCCGGGTTCGGTATGCGGCGCATCTTCGACGAACTGTGCGCGGCAGCGGACATCCGCCCGCGCGTCGCCTTCGAGGCGAGCGACCTGGTCACCGCCACCGGGCTGGTCTCGGCGGGCCTCGGTGTCGCGCTGCTCCCGCTGGCGGATCCCGCGCCGTCCGCGGCGCGCTCGGGACTGGCGCTGGTGCCGCTGGCGGACGAAGGCGCGTGGCGCGAGGTGGGACTGATCTGGTCGGCCGCCGCGGCGCCGTCGGACGCGGTGCGACGTTTCCGTGACTTCGCCGAGGATTGGTCCGACGGCCACGGGGGAATATCCAGCACACGGCGGGAATGGCCGCCGCATCGGTAG